A region of Denticeps clupeoides chromosome 19, fDenClu1.1, whole genome shotgun sequence DNA encodes the following proteins:
- the LOC114769259 gene encoding tripartite motif-containing protein 3-like: protein MSLTMAKRETGSTSPVVRQIDKQFLVCSICLDHYHNPKVLPCLHTFCERCLQNYIPPQSLTLSCPVCRQTSILPEKGVAALQNNFFITNLMEVLQRDPDCARPEACSVLESVSAAAACQPLSCPNHEGKVMEFYCESCETAMCLECTEGEHREHVTVPLRDVLEQHKSALKNQLDAIRNRLPQLTAAIDQVNEISKQLTDRKNEAVTEISSTFEDLERALNQRKNTLITDLENICTAKQKVLQAQLSTLLQGKENILSSCSFTEQALSHGSPTEVLLVQKQMGERVGALARHDFPERPHENGHLDCQVETEGLRRSIQNMGVLLTTNAVGHTSVAAGEGLRHALVGQHSTVTVTTKDKAGELVRTGNAHLQGCILATDGSTHTEVEVVDNKNGTYEVGYTMRSEGEFSFQLLLYTQPIRGSPFRLRAVKASDVPQSPDDVKRRVKSPSGGGGGHVRQKAVRRPSSMYSTTKKKENPIEDELIYRVGTRGREKGEFTNLQGISTSSNGRIVVADSNNQCIQVFSNDGQFKLRFGVRGRSPGQLQRPTGVTVDMNGDIIVADYDNRWVSIFSSDGKFKNKIGAGRLMGPKGVAVDKNGHIITVDNKACCVFIFQSNGKLVTKFGAKGTSDRQFAEKSGLNNALEQKLSKSGPVFSPHFVAVNNKNEIIVTDFHNHSVKVYSADGEFLFKFGSHGEGNGQFNAPTGVAVDANGNIIVADWGNSRIQVFDSSGSFLSYINTSADPLYGPQGLALTSDGHVAVADSGNHCFKVYRYLQ from the exons ATGTCTCTCACCATGGCGAAGCGCGAGACCGGCAGCACCAGCCCGGTAGTCCGGCAGATAGACAAGCAGTTTCTGGTCTGCAGCATCTGCCTCGACCACTACCACAACCCCAAAGTTCTGCCCTGCCTGCACACGTTCTGTGAGAG ATGCTTGCAGAACTACATCCCACCTCAGTCGCTGACGCTGTCATGCCCCGTGTGCCGGCAGACCTCCATCCTGCCCGAGAAAGGCGTGGCTGCCCTGCAGAACAACTTCTTCATCACCAACCTGATGGAGGTGCTACAGCGCGACCCAGACTGTGCCCGTCCAGAGGCCTGCAGTGTCCTGGAGTCCGTCAGTGCTGCTGCGGCCTGTCAGCCCCTCTCCTGCCCCAACCATGAGGGGAAG GTGATGGAGTTTTACTGCGAGTCATGCGAGACAGCAATGTGCCTGGAGTGCACCGAGGGGGAGCACAGGGAGCACGTAACCGTCCCTCTCCGTGACGTCCTGGAGCAGCACAAGTCCGCCCTGAAGAACCAACTGGATGCTATTCGCAACAG GCTTCCCCAGCTGACAGCAGCCATCGACCAGGTGAACGAGATCTCCAAGcagctgacagacaggaagaacGAGGCGGTGACCGAGATCAGCAGCACGTTCGAGGACCTGGAGCGAGCACTGAACCAGCGCAAGAACACCCTCATCACAGACCTGGAGAACATCTGCACTGCCAAGCAGAAG GTGCTGCAGGCCCAGTTGTCCACTCTGCTGCAAGGGAAGGAGAACATCCTCAGCAGCTGCAGTTTTACTGAGCAGGCCCTTTCCCATGGGAGCCCCACTGAGGTTCTGCTGGTGCAGAAGCAGATGGGCGAGCGGGTGGGTGCCCTGGCGCGCCACGACTTCCCTGAACGCCCGCATGAGAACGGCCATTTGGACTGCCAGGTGGAGACTGAGGGGTTACGGCGCTCCATCCAGAACATGGGGGTTCTCCTCACCACCAATGCCGTTGGGCACACCAGCGTGGCAGCGGGCGAGGGTCTCCGCCATGCTCTGGTGGGCCAACATAGTACTGTCACCGTGACAACCAAGGACAAGGCGGGTGAGCTTGTGCGTACAGGCAACGCCCACCTCCAAGGCTGCATCCTGGCTACTGATGGCTCCACCCACACAGAAGTGGAGGTGGTGGACAACAAGAATGGCACATATGAGGTGGGGTACACCATGCGGTCCGAGGGGGAGTTCTCCTTCCAGCTCCTCCTCTACACCCAGCCCATCCGAGGAAGCCCATTCCGGCTGCGTGCTGTCAAGGCCTCGGATGTGCCTCAGTCACCTGATGATGTCAAGCGACGGGTGAAGTCACCAAGCGGTGGAGGTGGAGGCCATGTTAGGCAGAAGGCGGTGCGGAGGCCGTCCAGCATGTACAGCACCACCAAAAAGAAGGAAAATCCCATAGAGGATGAGCTAATCTACCGAGTGG gGACCCGGGGTCGTGAGAAGGGAGAGTTCACCAACTTGCAAGGGATTTCTACCTCCAGCAATGGCCGAATTGTGGTGGCTGACAGCAATAACCAGTGCATACAG GTGTTCTCCAATGATGGACAGTTTAAGCTGAGGTTTGGGGTCAGGGGTCGTTCCCCTGGACAGCTGCAGCGACCCACCGGAGTCACGGTGGACATGAACGGTGACATTATTGTGGCTGATTATGACAATCGCTGGGtcagcattttctcctctgACGGGAAATTCAAG AACAAAATAGGTGCCGGCCGACTGATGGGACCTAAAGGAGTGGCTGTAGACAAGAACGGACACATCATCACCGTGGACAACAAGGCCTGTTGCGTGTTCATTTTCCAATCCAACGGCAAGCTGGTCACCAAATTTGGTGCAAAAGGAACATCAGACCGGCAGTTCGCAG agaAAAGTGGACTTAACAATGCACTGGAGCAAAAGCTTAGTAAATCTGGTCCGGTGTTCA GTCCACACTTTGTCGCAGTAAACAACAAGAATGAAATCATTGTGACAGATTTTCACAACCATTCCGTCAAG GTGTACAGCGCTGACGGTGAGTTCCTGTTTAAGTTCGGCTCTCATGGAGAGGGGAACGGACAGTTCAACGCCCCCACTGGCGTCGCTGTGGACGCCAATGGTAACATCATTGTTGCCGACTGGGGAAACAGCCGAATACAG GTGTTTGACAGCTCAGGCTCATTCCTGTCCTACATTAACACATCTGCGGACCCCTTGTATGGACCCCAGGGATTGGCCCTTACGTCAGATGGACATGTAGCGGTCGCCGACTCTGGAAACCACTGCTTCAAGGTCTACCGCTACCTGCAGTAG
- the c4 gene encoding complement C4-A yields MRIAVLVLMLTAAAAGVPTCFITAPNIVHTDVEETVTIRLHGATEPVHMKLYFKFRGDQPISSVKTVTLNAQNNYNTLVKLKVERSLTEGLRTIEDIYLFAENKDLFEKGIKREHIILISRRGYIFIQSDKPIYNPRETVKFRIFTLDNYMLPVNQIINVRVFNSKGLVVYGHNFMSSQILERTITLPDVEPPGHWKITACFVDTLKFNTTVEFEVKEYVLPSFEVKIEAAQPYYILSDSSFQFSISARYTYGKGINGIAFVRFGVTDARGYRTYLPGLEKQASIAGGVANIQLLTTDLQQTAENRTITDLEGSFLYIAATVLEKASGDLEEMESSSVKIVTSPYMIDLSKTKQHFTPGGMFAVLATTTHPDGSRVGGLNMRAEITVELNGAEPESSTLNIVSSTEGRAVFTLQVPLQAKSLDVKVFVVGEEEKAHMTVSAVAATKSRHLSVEVEHRVLGPDESMTVTFRDIIPPGTTRPSHIYYMVLNKGRVVQMGDIRTSDPTTLSLPFSADMVPSFRLLGYYFTGDGLDAEIVADSVWVDVKDVCKGLVKIQPFDVHKPADVVNVNVQAERDSKVALVAVDTAVYTLNKKNKLTAQTMFDYMNSYDLGCSIGGGKDHKSVFFDAGLMFMCNCRVETKVRKGYSCSNPNPRLKRSYSSHFSTIVNRHSTEYRRCCSDGVQLNRMGLSCEQRYAKTADKPEKCRNVFLQCCKEATDLRRKLIKSRKYSIARSQGVNKEVEEAINEAAIHLRSYFPQSWMWMIKSTDHTGHLRQNVVVPDSITTWEVQAVGVSPTKGFCVAEPQQLNILQDFFVAVKLPYSVKRNEQLEIKVVVHNYKNENLEVSVVMDKSEGLCSAGEDRVTQKVTVPAQSAEAVYFTVVPLIIGTIPINIFAYASQNIADRIKKELRVEGEGEVTSIHKEYNINLKVDNWTLGIPTLPDMVPGERPDTYLSIRGGVMGESVVNCLNLEGINNLIQLPTGCAEQTMVTMSPAIHAMRFLDATNLWIELKAELRDEAKEMIQNGYNRILTFKKQDGSYGAFLKTPSSVWLTAFIAKELTSSRRIIKVEESYIKESISFLVSKQLPSGSFEDPNPLYDREMKGGIGKSDGDVPLTAFILVTMKHSLPLYGLGDTTMLMQAIEKARSYLEQKLDSLEKPYDLAITAYALSLTGPKSTVALRAQKKLRELAICDNSKNFDTTETDPCHWEKRGQTERDPKLQADSLSVETTAYALLQTLSEGDMKTGKRIVMWLTKQRKFGGGFQSTQDTVVALEALTEYSIKNSMMDDLDLTVELCFTNGQKKEVTITKHNALTQDAIKITETRSIAVNLRGTGEGTLSLVQNYRSLKKPDLYCNYFSLKVTLEGELAYLENADTDESFDDYYNYEDGEGDGDVHKDEAMTPVEWFDLRSRRKRQAPEEQAREDLLVYTVCLGMKNGTSKGMVIVDITLLSGLEPNIQDLEVNVKGTEKYIDHYDVGLNKVYLYFREISSEEQCLQFRAKQIVPIGLVQPAAAVIYDYYNPERRCGMFYSAPQKSRMLTKLCQGDVCSCAEGLCPKIRVTFSLNMKENTRSDFACFYPVVDFVYVITVLSESEDGVFKFYTTRMNKVLLAGKEEGITHGATREMIVRKSCSDLDLKPNGEYLFMGKNEAVLTTPDANRNFRYILNNNVWLELIPEERRCRATKSRAACEMLQNFLGQFELNKCTF; encoded by the exons ATGAGGATCGCCGTGCTGGTTCTGATGCtcactgcagcagctgcaggcgtCCCGAC ATGTTTCATCACTGCTCCAAACATTGTCCACACTGACGTGGAGGAGACAGTAACCATTCGGCTTCATGGAGCGACAGAACCTGTCCACATGAAGCTGTACTTCAAATTTCGTGGGGACCAACCTATATCTTCAGTTAAGACTGTGACCCTCAACGCCCAGAATAACTACAACACGCTGGTTAAACTGAAG GTGGAAAGAAGTCTAACTGAAGGTCTTCGCACCATTGAAGACATCTATTTATTTGCAGAAAACAAAGATCTTTTTGAAAAGGGAATCAAAAGGGAGCACATTATATTAATTTCAAGAAGAGGCTACATTTTCATCCAGTCAGACAAACCTATTTACAACCCTCGAGAGACCG TAAAATTCAGGATCTTCACTCTAGACAACTACATGCTTCCTGTCAACCAGATCATCAACGTTCGAGTCTTT AACTCTAAAGGCCTGGTGGTGTACGGCCACAATTTCATGTCCAGTCAGATTCTTGAGCGCACCATCACCCTTCCAGACGTAGAACC GCCAGGACACTGGAAAATTACAGCTTGTTTTGTAGATACACTTAAATTTAATACTACAGTGGAGTTTGAAGTTAAAGAATATG tcCTTCCATCTTTTGAGGTGAAAATAGAAGCTGCCCAGCCGTACTACATCCTGAGCGACAGCTCTTTCCAGTTCAGCATCTCTGCCAG GTACACCTACGGAAAAGGCATCAATGGCATTGCCTTTGTGCGATTTGGGGTTACTGACGCACGTGGATATAGAACGTACCTCCCTGGTCTTGAGAAGCAGGCATCA ATTGCAGGCGGAGTGGCAAACATCCAGTTACTCACAACCGACCTTCAGCAGACAGCAGAAAACCGCACCATTACAGACCTGGAGGGAAGTTTTCTTTACATTGCTGCCACAGTTCTGGAGAAAGCAA GTGGAGacctggaggagatggagagcaGCTCTGTGAAGATTGTGACATCGCCCTACATGATTGATCTGTCAAAGACAAAGCAACATTTCACTCCAGGAGGCATGTTTGCTGTACTG gccaccaccacccatccCGACGGCTCCCGGGTTGGAGGCCTAAACATGAGAGCTGAGATCACAGTGGAGCTAAACGGTGCCGAGCCGGAAAGCTCGACTCTGAACATCGTGAGCAGCACAGAGGGTCGGGCCGTGTTTACCTTGCAAGTTCCCCTGCAGGCTAAATCCCTGGATGTCAAG GTGTTTGTTGTaggggaggaggagaaagcGCACATGACTGTCAGCGCCGTGGCGGCCACGAAATCGAGGCATCTGAGCGTGGAGGTGGAGCACAGAGTTCTCGGACCAGATGAAAGCATGACTGTGACCTTCAGAGACATAATCCCCCCAGGCACCACAAGACCTTCTCACATCTATTACATG GTTCTGAATAAGGGCAGGGTTGTACAAATGGGGGACATCCGGACATCAGACCCCACTACTCTCAGCCTGCCCTTCAGTGCTGACATGGTGCCCTCATTCCGCCTGCTTGGCTACTACTTCACCGGGGACGGGCTAGACGCCGAAATCGTGGCAGACTCTGTATGGGTGGACGTGAAGGATGTCTGCAAAGGCCTG GTCAAGATCCAGCCCTTCGATGTGCACAAGCCGGCAGATGTAGTGAATGTTAATGTCCAAGCCGAGCGAGACAGTAAAGTGGCACTGGTGGCTGTGGACACCGCAGTATACACCCTGAACAAGAAGAACAAGCTCACTGCACAGACG ATGTTTGACTACATGAATTCCTATGACTTGGGCTGTTCCATTGGGGGAGGAAAGGACCACAAGTCAGTTTTCTTCGATGCAGGGCTAATGTTCATGTGCAACTGTCGTGTGGAAACAAAAGTGAGAAAAG GCTACTCTTGCAGCAATCCAAATCCACGTCTAAAACGATCATATTCTTCCCACTTCTCAACTATTG TCAACCGTCACAGCACAGAGTACCGGAGATGTTGCTCAGATGGAGTGCAGCTCAACCGGATGGGCCTCAGCTGCGAGCAGAGATACGCAAAAACGGCGGACAAGCCTGAGAAGTGTCGGAATGTGTTTTTGCAGTGCTGCAAAGAGGCCACCGATTTGAGGAGGAAGTTAATAAAATCTAGGAAGTACAGCATTGCTAGAA GTCAGGGTGTTAATAAAGAGGTGGAGGAAGCCATCAATGAGGCCGCCATCCACCTCCGCAGCTACTTCCCTCAGTCATGGATGTGGATGATCAAGAGCACTGACCACACCGGTCATCTCAG ACAAAATGTAGTTGTTCCTGACTCCATAACAACCTGGGAGGTCCAAGCAGTTGGGGTCTCTCCAACGAAAG GGTTCTGTGTGGCGGAGCCACAGCAGCTGAACATTTTACAGGACTTCTTTGTGGCTGTAAAGCTGCCGTACTCAGTGAAAAGGAATGAACAGCTTGAGATCAAAGTGGTTGTTCACAACTACAAGAATGAGAATTTGGAG GTTAGTGTGGTGATGGACAAGTCAGAAGGCCTATGCAGTGCAGGGGAGGATCGGGTCACACAGAAGGTTACAGTTCCAGCCCAGTCGGCCGAAGCAGTGTACTTCACTGTAGTGCCCCTGATCATTGGTACCATTCCCATCAACATCTTTGCCTATGCATCGCAAAACATCGCTGATCGCATAAAGAAAGAGCTCAGAGTGGAG GGAGAGGGGGAAGTGACCTCAATTCACAAGGAATATAACATCAATTTAAAgg TGGACAATTGGACATTAGGCATCCCAACCCTCCCAGACATGGTGCCTGGAGAGCGTCCAGATACATACTTAAGCATTCGAG GTGGTGTGATGGGCGAGTCTGTGGTCAACTGCCTGAATCTGGAGGGCATAAATAACCTCATCCAGCTGCCCACGGGCTGTGCCGAGCAGACCATGGTGACGATGTCTCCCGCCATACATGCCATGAGGTTCCTGGACGCTACTAACCTGTGGATTGAGCTGAAGGCCGAACTCAGGGATGAGGCCAAAGAAATGATCCAGAATG GTTACAACAGGATCCTCACATTTAAGAAGCAAGATGGCTCTTATGGAGCTTTCCTTAAGACGCCCAGCAGTGTCTG GCTTACCGCATTTATCGCCAAAGAGCTGACCTCATCCAGGAGGATTATAAAGGTGGAAGAGTCTTACATAAAAGAATCCATCTCCTTCCTCGTGTCCAAGCAACTGCCCAGTGGGTCCTTTGAGGACCCCAATCCTCTATATGACAGAGAGATGAAA GGTGGAATTGGAAAATCTGATGGGGATGTGCCACTGACAGCTTTCATACTGGTGACAATGAAACATTCCTTGCCATTGTACGGACTGGGGGATACCACCATGCTG ATGCAAGCTATTGAAAAGGCCAGAAGCTACTTGGAGCAGAAGCTTGATTCGCTGGAGAAGCCCTATGATTTGGCAATCACGGCCTACGCCCTCTCACTGACTGGACCCAAGAGTACAGTGGCCCTTCGGGCGCAGAAAAAACTCAGGGAGTTGGCCATATGTGACAACAGTAAGAATTTTGACA CTACAGAAACAGACCCTTGTCACTGGGAGAAAAGGGGTCAGACAGAACGTGACCCTAAGCTTCAGGCGGATTCTCTCTCTGTGGAGACCACGGCTTATGCCCTGCTCCAGACTCTGTCCGAGGGGGACATGAAGACCGGCAAGCGCATTGTCATGTGGTTGACAAAGCAGCGCAAATTTGGGGGCGGTTTCCAGTCCACCCAG GACACGGTGGTGGCCCTTGAAGCTCTGACCGAATACAGCATAAAAAACAGCATGATGGACGATCTGGACTTGACAGTGGAACTGTGTTTTACAAATGGCCAAAAGAAAGAGGTCACAATCACCAAACACAACGCACTCACCCAAGACGCCATTAAG ATTACAGAAACAAGAAGCATCGCAGTCAACCTTCGTGGAACTGGGGAGGGGACTTTATCG CTCGTGCAAAATTACAGGAGCCTGAAGAAGCCTGACCTATACTGCAACTACTTTTCCTTAAAGGTCACATTAGAGGGTGAACTGGCATACCTCG AAAATGCGGACACCGATGAAAGCTTCGACGATTACTACAACTATGAGGACGGGGAAGGGGATGGGGACGTGCATAAAGACGAGGCGATGACCCCAGTGGAGTGGTTCGATTTGCGCAGCCGCAGGAAGCGACAGGCGCCAGAGGAGCAGGCCAGAGAGGATTTACTGGTCTACACTGTGTGTCTGGG AATGAAGAATGGCACGTCCAAGGGAATGGTCATAGTAGACATCACACTCTTGAGCGGACTGGAGCCGAATATTCAAGACCTGGAAGTG AATGTGAAGGGCACCGAAAAGTACATTGACCACTACGATGTTGGACTGAATAAAGTCTACCTCTACTTCCGCGAG ATCTCGAGCGAAGAGCAGTGTCTTCAGTTCAGAGCTAAGCAGATTGTCCCGATCGGACTTGTGCAGCCAGCAGCTGCTGTTATCTATGACTACTACAATCCAG AAAGGAGGTGTGGCATGTTCTACAGCGCGCCTCAGAAGAGCAGGATGCTCACCAAACTCTGCCAGGGTGACGTGTGTTCTTGTGCTGAGG gtttatgTCCTAAAATAAGGGTCACGTTTAGTTTAAATATGAAAGAAAACACTCGCAGTGACTTTGCATGTTTCTACCCAGTTGTTGATTTTG TCTACGTTATCACGGTTCTCAGTGAGAGCGAGGACGGGGTTTTCAAATTTTACACAACGCGGATGAACAAAGTTTTGCTGGCAG GTAAAGAGGAAGGCATTACGCACGGTGCCACGCGGGAGATGATCGTGCGGAAATCGTGCAGCGACCTGGACCTGAAGCCGAACGGGGAGTATCTGTTCATGGGGAAAAACGAGGCCGTCCTGACCACGCCTGATGCCAACAGGAA TTTCAGATACATCCTGAACAACAACGTGTGGCTGGAGCTGATACCAGAGGAGAGACGGTGCAGGGCGACTAAAAGCCGCGCGGCGTGCGAAATGCTCCAAAACTTCCTCGGGCAGTTCGAGCTCAACAAGTGTACCTTCTGA